From a single Schistosoma mansoni strain Puerto Rico chromosome 4, complete genome genomic region:
- a CDS encoding putative trna(5-methylaminomethyl-2-thiouridylate)-methy lt ransferase, protein MLKPRNLFSWIGPNLNCITYVKSIHSVACAISGGVDSAVSAYLLKKKGFQVKGVFMTNWDSLDEKIDCSLDKDRQDAQFVCDYLGIPFFEKNFVKEYWNYVFLPLIKSYEQGATPNPDILCNRFVKFNLLTRAVLKSKNQCADDDSQASSNLAADAIATGHYCQNSFGNYLQYRKDNVEARLLRSVDRVKDQTFWLSTISHKELPYCMFPVGDLLKTQVKQIAQDIGLSRIYSRRESMGMCFIGKRRFSEFIDNYLEPKPGVYKDLETDQVLEEHTGVHHFTLGQRIPIKRFNGPYYVSKMDCHNQIIYVVSRIPFVILVIYIFQYQANWAVILNRSKNHDQLIEAFLCLRKYFHNSVDTFSI, encoded by the exons ATGTTGAAACCCCGAAATCTGTTCAGTTGGATCGGTCCAAACCTTAATTGTATAACATATGTAAAATCAATCCATTCAGTTGCTTGTGCAATATCAGGTGGTGTAGACAGTGCTGTATCTGCATATCTTCTCAAAAAGAAAG gatttcaagtcaAAGGTGTATTTATGACTAACTGGGATTCCTTGGATGAAAAAATTGACTGTTCTTTAGACAAAGACCGTCAAGATGCCCAATTTGTTTGCGATTATTTGGGGATACCGTTTTTCGAGAAAAATTTTGTTAAAGAATATTGGAATTACGTGTTTTT ACCGCTTATCAAGTCCTATGAACAGGGAGCTACACCTAATCCAGATATATTATGTAATAGATTTGTAAAATTCAATTTGCTAACAAGGGCAGTGTTAAAAAGCAAGAACCAGTGCGCTGATGATGACAGTCAAGCATCTTCAAATCTGGCTGCAGATGCGATTGCCACTGGCCATTACTGTCAGAATTCTTTTGGAAATTATCTACAATACAGAAAAGACAATGTTGAAGCCAGATTATTACGTTCTGTTGATAGAGTGAAAGACCAGACATTTTGGCTATCGACT ATTTCTCACAAAGAACTTCCATATTGTATGTTTCCAGTTGGAGATCTATTAAAAACTCAAGTAAAACAAATTGCTCAAGATATTGGCCTTTCTCGTATATACTCCAGACGTGAA agTATGGGGATGTGTTTTATTGGTAAAAGGCGATTCTCAGAGTTTATTGATAAT TATTTGGAACCAAAGCCTGGTGTTTATAAAGATCTTGAAACTGATCAAGTTTTGGAAGAGCATACAG GTGTACATCATTTTACTTTGGGTCAAAGAATTCCTATTAAACGATTTAATGGACCTTATTATGTTAGTAAAATGGATTGTcacaatcaaataatttatgtaGTGAGTAGAATTCCTTTTGTTATCttagttatttatatttttcaatatcAGGCAAATTGGGCTGTTATTTTGAATCGATCTAAAAACCACGACCAATTGATTGAAGCTTTTTTGTGTCtaagaaaatattttcataatagTGTTGATACGTTTAGTATT